The following is a genomic window from Nitrospira sp..
TTCTGAGATTCAGTTGCTGGGGACATTTATTGAAGTCTTAGAGGTTTTCGCCTAACATCATCCATCTTCAGCAACATGAGCGATGCGTGCATAGGAGCACGGTGCTCTGGGCAGCCGAACAACGTGCCGGCCCACGATACGTTCATGGAATATACAACCATCATCGATAATGCCGATTCATCCCGCGTAGCTGATCCGCCGTCATCATCAAGGAGGAGCCCATCATGAACACAGCAATCATCGGCCTTGGAAACATTGGAGCCAGACTGGCGAAGAATTTCACGGCCGGAGGAATGCAAGTCATCATCGCAGACAGAACTCCCGAAAAAGCGCAAAAACTCGCCGATGAATTGGGCAACAAGGTGGAGGTCATGGCGGTCGAAGCCGCCATAAAAAAGGCCGACGTAATAATCCTGGCGATCTACTTTGACGCGGAAAAGCAGTTGATCGCGGAATCCGCGGCACTGTTGCAGGGGAAAATCGTTGTGGACCCGTCGAATCCGATCGGGCCGGACGGCAAGGGCGGCTTCAAAAAGATCATCCCCGCAGATCAATCCTCGGGGCAGATCATCGCGTCGCTTCTGCCTGCCGGCGCTCGATTCGTGAAGGCCTTCGGCACGCTCACCGCCGAGTCTCTGGGAACAGCGGCAAACCGCACACCCGACCGCGCGGTCTTATTTTACGCAACCGACGATCAAGCCGCTGGCGCGGCGGTGGCGAAGCTCATTGAAGCAAGTGGGTATGCGCCAGTGCGAGCTGGCGGCGTTGCACAATCGCTCCGCATCGAAGTCGGCGGCGATCTCCATGAAATGGGCGGACTCGGCAAAACAGTCTCCGTCAAGGAAGCCTCGGCGCGGCTCTAACTGAAAGTCGAATGGCAGTGCCTGTGGCGTCCGAGCTGGCTCCACAAGAACCGGGGCAATTCATCCCCTACGTACAGGATTTCATCATATGAACAAATCACGCGATCTCATTGCAAAAGACCAGGTACAGGCCGTCACGGGATCACCGATTCTCCTCAAATTAAGGACCAAAGAGGATATCGCGGAAACCAGAAAAGCCGTGCGCCTGTTCAGCTCGAAAACAGACGACACTGTTTTCGGCAAACGAGTGTCCGTCAATGAAGACGTGAGCCTGTTGATCTACAGCCCCAAAGAATCAAGAAAGACTACGCGGCTGCCTGCGATCTATTACATCCATGGCGGAGGCTATGTCTCGGGATCCGCGGATCTCTACGATAATGAGCATCAGGAAAAAGCCACCAAGCTACAGTGCATCGTCGTTGCAATCGAGTATCGGCTGGCACCGGAACATCCGCACCCAACGCCGCTGAACGACTGCGTGGCCGGGATATCCTGGGTTCACAACAAGGCGGAAGAACTGGGCATCGATCAGGCCAGAATAACCGTGATGGGGGAAAGCGCGGGTGGCGGGCTATCCGCCTCACTCTGTCATTACCTCAGAGATACATCGCCGATACAACCAAAGAACCAGGTCTTGATGTTCCCGATGCTGGATTACAAAACGCCGGCCAACCCTGCCGTCTCCAGCAATACCTATGTCGGTGAGTATGTCTGGACCCACGAGCTGAACCATTTCGGATGGACCTATCTTCTTGGCGGGACAAAGATTACTGACATCGACATCCAATATTACTCGCCGGCGCATGCGCCGAGCTTTGCCCGCCTCCCAAACACCTACATTGCCGTCGGCAGCCTGGATCTATTGTTTGAAGAAAGCCTTGAGTATGCCAAAAACCTCAGCCGGGCGGGCGTGCCTATTTCCATGGAAGTCGTGGCCGGCGCCGTTCACGGATTCAACTTTATCCCCAGTGAAACGGCGAGGAAATTCAACGAACGGCTCATGGGCTATTTGGCTGACGTCCTGTAAACGATGGCGGAACGGGGCGATGGCCGTCCTGGTCATCGCCCCTCATCGGAAGGCGGCAATCGTTCGATTGTGCGGCGCGCCTGCGTCAGACGATCCGCCGTGGTCTCAATTTTCTGCAAGTGGCAACTGTCGGACGGCTTACCCCAGCTCAACTGGAGGGACTGATTGAATCCGGTTTGCAGCGAGAGGGTACTCAATGGCAGGATTCGCAGTTGCGGAGAAGCAGGCAACGGAATGATCCGTTCGACGTCAACCGTCTGTTGCCGGTTACGCCACTGAATTCTGGCACCAAACCAATTCCCGACTCCGTCACGATCGATGAGCGCCAATCCCCGGCCATCCGCACTCAGATTCAGATAGCAGTACGTACCCTGCTCACCGACACCGGCCCATTCGCCTGCGAAGAATTTCGGAGAACTGTCAGGGAGAGGCGTCAGCGCAAACGCCGGCTGAACCAAGACACTAACCAGAACAACTCCGATCAGATAGCGCATGGTCATAGCGAGAATGTGATGGCTGAGACTCTTCATGCGACTCTCAATACGAGGCGCTTGCCGCAAGCCTTGACGTACCTTCGCAGCGTGGCCACAGACGGTGAATGCTTGCCGGTTGCCAGCGCACGCTCAAGCCTCGCGACAGCTGGCGCTTGAGTACCCATACGTTCAGCGACTTGAGCCTGCGTGAGTCCTGCCGATTGCCTGGCCTTGAGCAAGGCATCGAGGAGTGCAGACTCTTCACGTTCAAGGCGCTCGACTTCTGCGCGAACGCCGGGGCGACGCATGAGCTTCTTGATCAATTGATTATGTGTTTGCATGTTTAATCTCCTTCAAACGGCGCTCCGCAATTTCTCGTTCTCGAAGAGGCGTTTTGTCTGACTTCTTGATGAAGCTGTGCAGCATCACGATGCGTTTCCCGACAAGGGCACAGAAGAACACGCGGGCAATGCCTTCAGCCCCTTTGAGCCTCAGTTCAAACAGCCCCTCACCGAAGGCTTTCGTATGAGGGTCTCCAAGATGCGGCCCCAGAGCAACCATTCTCCGCGTGAGCATGATGTAGCGAGCAGCCAACGTGTCCGGGAGAGCCAAGATCTCTTCTTGCACAGCCTCGCTATAGTAGGTGGTCGTGCAATCCACCGGCGGACGATAACAAATATGTTACGCAAGCGCAAGACTGGCTGGACAGGCTAACACTGCTGGCCGAAGATCCATGAGAGCAGGACAGAACCGGCGTCTAATCTGAGAGTTCAGGGAGCGAGCGGCAGGCTCTCCAACAGTGAGACAGAAAGAGCAAATCGCAATCTATTTCACTTACAGGCATCACGAGGCGATCAAGAAAAGACTCCCGACCCCTTTGATTTCTTCCTCTCCCAGTCTTTGCGTTCAGTTGATTCAGTCTCAGCAGCCACCATTCCGACACTCCGCCCGTGACGGCTGCTCAAGATGGACGATACAATAAATTTACCGTAGTTTATTTTACTACGTTATGATACCTTTCCAAATAAAGCACATTTTAAAGACCCCGATCCCTCACACACATCACTCCTGGAGGCACCTCACGATGAATTGTCGAATCTTATTAGGCATCGCTACGATGACCCTACTTGGAGGGTGTGCCATTCCCGGCATGGTGGCGCCCCCCCCGGTGCACCTATACTCTCGGGTTGAAATGCTCCAACCAGGGCCGCACCAAGACTTGAAGCCCACCGGGGTTCAAGAATACTGTGCATATACATATTCACATAAGCAGTACGCCGCTCAAATGAAAACTGCCGCACTAGCTAATATTGCCCAGGCCTGTGGTGGCGAGAATAACTACTCGGTGCTCCGTGAGATGCAAGCCCCAAATGCAGTGACCGTGTATGGTGCGTTTGGAACGATGGGGACGCTTTGCGACAGCCTTGATTCGCGCGCAATCTACTTCAAATGCAACGGGACAAGCACTCCACCTCCATCTTCATCTGCCACCAAGTAAAGGGCATACCGATGCATCTACATACCACCCTTGTAAATATCGCATTGAGAAGCCTGTGGCTGCTTGCCCTGTGCGCGACTCTCAGCGCGTGCGGAACCTATGGAGGCGAACAGCTGTTTGTGGTTGGGCCGGAACACGTGCATCCTGACGAGGCCCTCGGCGCGAAATTTGGGGTGAAAGGCAGCGTGGGGTATGATCGAATCTGGGACGCAGCCGTGACCGCGATGAGCAAGGACATGACCATCATCGAGAGCCACAAACCCACAGGGACCATCAAATCACGAATTGGCGCCGCGCCGTCTGGCAAGATCGTCGGTTTTTGGATTACTCCGACGACACCGCAAGCCAGCCAGTATACGATTGACACCATGAGCATTAAGCCCATTGGCTTCAATTCTAGAAACGGACGGGGGTGGGAACCCGCTGTGGTCGACCACTTCTTCGATACGCTCGGCACCAAATAACCCTGGCCTAACCATATTCGGCAACCGAGGGGCCGGTCAGGATCGAGCTCAAGCGCCTCCACCTCATCGAGATGGAGGCGCTTGAATAGGCTGACGCGCCACATACCATTCCGTGCTGACTAGCGCACCTTTCATGGCTCGCCCCACATACCGTGGCATCATACACATCCGCGCGGCTGACAATCTTGATCTGACGCCCCAATTTTCCGAATCAGAACCGTACTCTGGCGCGCGCCACACGCGCCTTGAAACCATCGAGATCCAACGCGCCAGGATACACCTCCCGCCCAATAACAAATCCCGGAGTTCCACTGATTCCAAGCGCGCCAGCGAGAGATCGATTGCGATCAAGTATCGCTTGCCAATCACCCGCCTTGATATCCACCTCAAGCTCGGTGAGGTTGAGGCCTACACGCTTCGCAATGGCCATCACGTCGTCTCGCGTCAGGGCATTCTCCGATGCCAGCAGGGCCTCATGGAAGGCCTGATGCTTCCCCTGCCTCTCGGCAGCCAGTGCCGCATACGCCGCAAACACCGAGGCCTCCCCTAACACAGGAAAATCTTTGTATACGACCCGAACATCTGGGTCTTCCTGTTGCAGCTGGACTAGCGCGCGAGCCACCTGCTTGCAGTACCGGCAGCGATAATCAAAGAACTCCACGATCGTGACATCGCCATTCGCATTTCCGCTCACAGGCGAGGCAGGATCGCGCAGCAAATCTGCTTGACGCATGGCGACCGCCTGAGCCACCCGTATCTTTTCCGCCTCCTGACGCTGTCCCGCGAGATCCTGTAGCGCGCGCTCAATCACGTCCGGGTGGGCAAGCAGATACCGTTCAACCGCCTGATCAAATGCGCTCTGCTCTGACCCAGACAAGACCCCGCACGCCGACAGCAGCGCGACACCGACAACAGAGCCACTGGTATAGATGAGGACTTTGAGAATTTCCATCACCATATGAAGATGCCTCTTTCTTGCCTATCCCACCGACTCACTTGTTTCGAGCAGGTTGCTGACCTTTGCCGGTTCGCTCGAATCTCCTCACCCTGTTCGTTCGTCCATGGCCTGACCGCGCGCCGCGCAAGGATGTAGGAGGCTGATTGATAATACGGCGTTAGACACCTTCTCCACTTCTGACACCCCCGGCCCACCGTCAGGCCGTTCGGCAGCGCAATTACTACACTGATGTCTGCGCGGCTGCTCTCCCTACCACCCGCCATCGTGCTTCAATCGTGTCGGCCGACAAGTCCGCGCCGCAATCCCATTCGACAAAGTACCCACCGTTGGCCACCTTTTGAAACTCACTGAGGTCGCGAAGACATTCAAACGCCTCCAGTTCCAAATATGGCTTAACGTCAAATTCACCGATTCGGCCGTCATCGGCAACGATGGACAACACCCAGTTTGGCTGTGGACAGAGTTCATGAATTTTCATTGGTCGAGCCCCTTAATTGGAAATAGCCGTTTGCCCTGCACCGCCAGCTCCCAGTCGGCGAGCAAATCCTCTCGATGAATCTCAATCCATGCGACGACCAACTTGTGTTTGTTCGGTGGTAACTCGCCAGCCAACCGTGCCCCATCAAGAATAGAGTATGCGGCAACTGCGCCTTGGTAATCTGCATGGATGTGCGGCATGTGATGCTTGTCTGTATCCTGGAAAAACATCCGAATGAGAATCCCATAAAACATGGAAATGGTCGGCATGCTAATTCGCCACCTTTCTACCGTCCGGCAGGCTGACCGCGTGGCTTAATCAGACCACACTCCCTCAACAGCAAGTCTACTTAAACAGCCGTTGTTAATCCAGCGCCGCTACCCTGCGGGGCTATCCCCGCATCTCATGACGGGCCGCTCTTCCCCGCATCATTCCGAATCATCCTCCATTCTCTGAACCCCTGAATTTCCCTCACAGTTTTCTCGATTTCACCACTCCCAACTCACCGGCACTCCGGTTGCTCAAACACAGGACCGTCGGTGCGCGGAACCGGCGGCGGGAAAGGAGGTGAAGCAGACTCGACGCCGCATTCAGGTTCTGAAGCAACCGACGACCAGACACAACACTTTCACGGTTTGAACGTACAAGGAGGAAGCCATCATGCAAAAAGGTCCATCGCAGGTATCGTCAGGCAACATCAGCCCCAACGTCATGGGGCCGCAGAAAGACACCAAGGACATCGTCATCCTCTCCAGCCTCGTCCTGCTCCTGGCCGGGCTCTCGGCCGTGGCCTGGATCTATACCGAAACGAAAGATCCGAAGGCCCTCACCGCCCCCTCGGACAAGGTCGAGTCGGCCAAGGTATCGGAGATCCTCAAGAAGGCCAGCGGGCTCTCGCAAGCAGAAGCTTCGGTCACCTCCTCCACTCCGGTGACCGCCCCGGTCTCGGCCCTGGCCGACATCATTCACCACGATGTCTATTTTGAAGTGGGCCGCAAAGGACTCACCGATGAAGCCAAGGCTCAGTTGGCCGCTCAGGCCGATCTGCTCAAACAGAATCAAGACTATGCCGTGCTGATCCAGGGCTATACCGACCAACAGGGGTCGGCCACCTACAACAAGAAGCTAGGGATGAAGCGGGCCGAAACCGTGAAACAAGAATTGCTGAATGCCGGGGTCGCCGAACAGCAAATGCAGGCAGTGAGCCTGGGTGAAGAAGGCGTGCTCTGCGTGGACAACAGCGACATCTGCCGGCACGTAAATCGGCGGGTCCATCTCGACATCCGAAAGATCGGCCAGGAGCACCTGGCTGTTCCTGTCGCCGCCACCACCGGAATCGATCCGGCCGAGTCCGCCATGGACCAGACCGGCACCAGCCAGCCTTCGCCCTCTTCGTCAGATCCGGCCGTCACGACCTTCGATCCGGCATCGGGCAGCTAACGCCAGGTCTGGTTTTGCTGCGCGGGAAGAAATCCCCGCGCAGCAGCCACATCCAGCCACCACCACACTGAATCAGACGAGGACTCCATGACCAGACACTTCATCCTTCGCGCCACACTCGCGCTCTTTCTCTCGCTGGGCGCCGGCAGCCTGTCGCTGGCGCCGGCCTGCGGGAATGAACTGGAACAACCGGACCGGACGATCTCATTGAGTGAGGTGCATGGCGGGCGGCTACTCCTCAAGACAAATCAACCCGGCCGCTATCTCCCCGCCCCCACGCTTAAAACCGATGTCCGCATCTCCGTAACCGGGCTCATCGCCCGCGCCACTGTGACACAGGAGTTTACGAACCCCAGTCTTGAAAAAGACGCCTGGGCGGAAGGGATCTATGTCTTTCCGCTACCTGAAACCGCCGCCGTGGATCATCTGCGCATGAAAATCGGCGAGCGGATTATCGAAGGGCTGATCAAGGAGAAAGCAGCGGCTAAGAAGGCCTACGAACAGGCGAAGCGGGACGGCAAACGGGCCAGCCTCGTCGAACAGGAACGCCCGAATATGTTTACGACATCCGTTGCGAACATCGCACCGGGCGACCGGATCACGGTCGAGATCGAGTACCAGGAAACCGTCCGCTACGACCAAGGCGCGTTCTCACTCCGATTTCCCATGGTCGTCGGCCCACGCTACATCCCCGGCACGCCAGTCGTGATGGAGGATCAACCGCCGGGCAACGGCTGGTCCCTCGATACCGACCGCGTGCCGGATGCCTCGCGGATGACGCCGCCAGTGCTGCATCCTGGCTATGGTCAGATCAACCCCATCAGCCTGAGCATCGACCTTGCGCCGGGTTTTCCTCTCGGCCCAATCGACTCGCCCTATCATGAGATCCTGACCATCGCCGAGCCGGACGGCAGCCGGCACATCACCCTGCGCGACGACGCGGTCCCGGCTGATCGCGACTTTTCGCTGACCTGGCGACCGGCTGCCGGCCAGGCCCCGACCATCGCCGCTTTTCGTGAACAATTGGGCGACGATCACTATGCCTTCCTGATGGCTATGCCTCCGGTTGGTTCTGAACAACCGATGAGTCCCGTCGCGCGCGAGACCATTTTTGTCATCGACACCTCCGGTTCCATGTCCGGCACGTCAATGGAACAGGCCAAGGCCGCGCTCCTCCTTGCCTTGAATCGATTGACGGCGCAGGACCGGTTCAATGTCATCCAGTTCAACAGCGTGACCCATGTGCTGTTTTCACAGCCGCAACAAGTGACGCCGGAAACGCTGCGTAAGGCGGTCCACTATGTTGATCGATTGCACGCCAACGGAGGCACTGAAATCCTCCCGGCGCTCAAGATGGCGCTGAAAGGCGAGGCCCCCGCGACACATTTACGACAGGTGATTTTCCTGACGGACGGCCA
Proteins encoded in this region:
- a CDS encoding OmpA-like domain-containing protein (MaGe:77309134), which gives rise to MQKGPSQVSSGNISPNVMGPQKDTKDIVILSSLVLLLAGLSAVAWIYTETKDPKALTAPSDKVESAKVSEILKKASGLSQAEASVTSSTPVTAPVSALADIIHHDVYFEVGRKGLTDEAKAQLAAQADLLKQNQDYAVLIQGYTDQQGSATYNKKLGMKRAETVKQELLNAGVAEQQMQAVSLGEEGVLCVDNSDICRHVNRRVHLDIRKIGQEHLAVPVAATTGIDPAESAMDQTGTSQPSPSSSDPAVTTFDPASGS
- a CDS encoding Type II toxin-antitoxin system RelE/ParE family toxin (MaGe:77309128), with the protein product MDCTTTYYSEAVQEEILALPDTLAARYIMLTRRMVALGPHLGDPHTKAFGEGLFELRLKGAEGIARVFFCALVGKRIVMLHSFIKKSDKTPLREREIAERRLKEIKHANT
- a CDS encoding Marine proteobacterial sortase target protein (MaGe:77309135); translation: MTRHFILRATLALFLSLGAGSLSLAPACGNELEQPDRTISLSEVHGGRLLLKTNQPGRYLPAPTLKTDVRISVTGLIARATVTQEFTNPSLEKDAWAEGIYVFPLPETAAVDHLRMKIGERIIEGLIKEKAAAKKAYEQAKRDGKRASLVEQERPNMFTTSVANIAPGDRITVEIEYQETVRYDQGAFSLRFPMVVGPRYIPGTPVVMEDQPPGNGWSLDTDRVPDASRMTPPVLHPGYGQINPISLSIDLAPGFPLGPIDSPYHEILTIAEPDGSRHITLRDDAVPADRDFSLTWRPAAGQAPTIAAFREQLGDDHYAFLMAMPPVGSEQPMSPVARETIFVIDTSGSMSGTSMEQAKAALLLALNRLTAQDRFNVIQFNSVTHVLFSQPQQVTPETLRKAVHYVDRLHANGGTEILPALKMALKGEAPATHLRQVIFLTDGQVGNEEELFEVIRSQLRASRLFTIGIGSAPNSHFMRNAAEFGRGTFTHIGSTSEVKAQMDAIFRKLERPVLTDITVAGLDDQIEMFPSRIPDLYEGEPVVVAIKGRALPSAVTITGMIGNRPWTAAVKLSEQDQHEGLSVYWARQKIAALMGQQRYGQDESATRQAILDVALTHHLVSRYTSLVAVDVTPVRPLHHLLQAHAMKTNLPDGQGYQAIFGLPQTATSGQLQILLGLAALLAGWLMWQVRELRKQVA
- a CDS encoding hypothetical protein (Evidence 4 : Unknown function but conserved in other organisms; MaGe:77309126) translates to MKSLSHHILAMTMRYLIGVVLVSVLVQPAFALTPLPDSSPKFFAGEWAGVGEQGTYCYLNLSADGRGLALIDRDGVGNWFGARIQWRNRQQTVDVERIIPLPASPQLRILPLSTLSLQTGFNQSLQLSWGKPSDSCHLQKIETTADRLTQARRTIERLPPSDEGR
- a CDS encoding Transcriptional regulator (MaGe:77309127) — translated: MQTHNQLIKKLMRRPGVRAEVERLEREESALLDALLKARQSAGLTQAQVAERMGTQAPAVARLERALATGKHSPSVATLRRYVKACGKRLVLRVA
- a CDS encoding DsbA family protein (MaGe:77309131), whose product is MVMEILKVLIYTSGSVVGVALLSACGVLSGSEQSAFDQAVERYLLAHPDVIERALQDLAGQRQEAEKIRVAQAVAMRQADLLRDPASPVSGNANGDVTIVEFFDYRCRYCKQVARALVQLQQEDPDVRVVYKDFPVLGEASVFAAYAALAAERQGKHQAFHEALLASENALTRDDVMAIAKRVGLNLTELEVDIKAGDWQAILDRNRSLAGALGISGTPGFVIGREVYPGALDLDGFKARVARARVRF
- a CDS encoding hypothetical protein (Evidence 5 : Unknown function; MaGe:77309129), yielding MNCRILLGIATMTLLGGCAIPGMVAPPPVHLYSRVEMLQPGPHQDLKPTGVQEYCAYTYSHKQYAAQMKTAALANIAQACGGENNYSVLREMQAPNAVTVYGAFGTMGTLCDSLDSRAIYFKCNGTSTPPPSSSATK
- a CDS encoding NADP oxidoreductase coenzyme F420-dependent (MaGe:77309124) — translated: MNTAIIGLGNIGARLAKNFTAGGMQVIIADRTPEKAQKLADELGNKVEVMAVEAAIKKADVIILAIYFDAEKQLIAESAALLQGKIVVDPSNPIGPDGKGGFKKIIPADQSSGQIIASLLPAGARFVKAFGTLTAESLGTAANRTPDRAVLFYATDDQAAGAAVAKLIEASGYAPVRAGGVAQSLRIEVGGDLHEMGGLGKTVSVKEASARL
- a CDS encoding Abhydrolase3 domain-containing protein (MaGe:77309125), with product MNKSRDLIAKDQVQAVTGSPILLKLRTKEDIAETRKAVRLFSSKTDDTVFGKRVSVNEDVSLLIYSPKESRKTTRLPAIYYIHGGGYVSGSADLYDNEHQEKATKLQCIVVAIEYRLAPEHPHPTPLNDCVAGISWVHNKAEELGIDQARITVMGESAGGGLSASLCHYLRDTSPIQPKNQVLMFPMLDYKTPANPAVSSNTYVGEYVWTHELNHFGWTYLLGGTKITDIDIQYYSPAHAPSFARLPNTYIAVGSLDLLFEESLEYAKNLSRAGVPISMEVVAGAVHGFNFIPSETARKFNERLMGYLADVL
- a CDS encoding hypothetical protein (Evidence 4 : Unknown function but conserved in other organisms; MaGe:77309132) is translated as MKIHELCPQPNWVLSIVADDGRIGEFDVKPYLELEAFECLRDLSEFQKVANGGYFVEWDCGADLSADTIEARWRVVGRAAAQTSV
- a CDS encoding hypothetical protein (Evidence 4 : Unknown function but conserved in other organisms; MaGe:77309133), which produces MPTISMFYGILIRMFFQDTDKHHMPHIHADYQGAVAAYSILDGARLAGELPPNKHKLVVAWIEIHREDLLADWELAVQGKRLFPIKGLDQ
- a CDS encoding conserved exported protein of unknown function (Evidence 4 : Unknown function but conserved in other organisms; MaGe:77309130) — encoded protein: MHLHTTLVNIALRSLWLLALCATLSACGTYGGEQLFVVGPEHVHPDEALGAKFGVKGSVGYDRIWDAAVTAMSKDMTIIESHKPTGTIKSRIGAAPSGKIVGFWITPTTPQASQYTIDTMSIKPIGFNSRNGRGWEPAVVDHFFDTLGTK